A window of the Myxococcus fulvus genome harbors these coding sequences:
- a CDS encoding glycosyltransferase family 4 protein, with product MSAPPRIAFAIETTLGNAVFLQNLKSAMAARTDITPVWLPIDEHADDLWEGLPLVRSRLSLRGGLRTRSALNQALAQAPVQAAVVHTQRMAHLAHDFMGRVPSVVSTDATPSGLEDYLRYYGLRSQHGGWVGKAKNALHRRTYSIAKGMLSFSEFTKRSLVEEYGVPRARVHVVWPSVDTRLWRPAPERKAQDGVVRLLFVGGDLGRKGGHLLLRWARETRLRNWRLDLVTSDTFEAPPGVRVHTGVRPNSPELIGLAQAADLFVLPTMADMSSWAIAEAKAAGLAVVATPVGGVGELVRDGVDGRLVTAGDYPALARALDSLVSSPDTLRTMGHEARRMAEERMDLHATCDQMLAFIRGVTGV from the coding sequence ATGTCGGCGCCTCCACGCATTGCATTCGCCATCGAGACGACGCTCGGCAACGCCGTCTTCCTGCAGAACCTCAAGAGCGCCATGGCCGCGCGCACCGACATCACGCCGGTGTGGTTGCCCATCGACGAGCACGCGGACGACCTCTGGGAGGGCCTGCCCCTCGTGCGCTCGCGCCTGTCGCTTCGCGGGGGACTGAGGACGCGCTCGGCGTTGAATCAGGCGCTCGCGCAGGCGCCGGTGCAGGCCGCCGTGGTCCACACGCAGCGCATGGCGCACCTGGCGCACGACTTCATGGGGCGCGTGCCCAGCGTGGTCTCCACGGACGCCACACCGAGCGGCCTGGAGGACTACCTCCGGTACTACGGCCTGCGCTCGCAGCACGGTGGCTGGGTGGGCAAGGCGAAGAACGCGCTGCACCGCCGCACCTACTCCATCGCGAAGGGCATGTTGTCCTTCTCCGAGTTCACCAAGCGCTCCCTGGTGGAGGAGTACGGCGTCCCGCGCGCCCGCGTGCACGTGGTCTGGCCGAGCGTGGACACCCGGCTGTGGCGTCCGGCCCCCGAGCGCAAGGCACAGGACGGCGTGGTGCGGCTGCTCTTCGTCGGAGGGGATTTGGGCCGCAAGGGCGGACACCTGCTCCTGCGCTGGGCCCGGGAGACGCGGCTGCGGAACTGGCGGCTGGACCTGGTGACGTCCGACACCTTCGAGGCGCCGCCCGGCGTCCGCGTCCACACCGGCGTCCGGCCCAACTCGCCCGAGCTGATTGGACTGGCGCAGGCGGCGGACCTGTTCGTCTTGCCGACGATGGCGGACATGTCCTCGTGGGCCATCGCGGAGGCGAAGGCCGCGGGCCTCGCGGTGGTGGCCACACCGGTGGGCGGCGTGGGCGAGCTGGTGAGGGACGGCGTGGACGGGCGGCTCGTCACCGCGGGCGACTACCCGGCGCTCGCGCGGGCCCTCGACTCGCTGGTGTCGAGCCCCGACACCTTGCGCACCATGGGCCACGAGGCCCGCCGCATGGCCGAGGAGCGCATGGACCTGCATGCGACGTGCGACCAGATGCTCGCCTTCATCCGGGGCGTCACCGGCGTCTGA
- a CDS encoding caspase family protein, with the protein MIRFRLQFVLGLVLVALSACGGAREKGKAVKVRLDPARLASAHEGERHALLIGIDQYDDDSWNDLRYPGKDAEDLGRVLADPRRGGFASVTVLNRPEQTTRAGVLEALRTLQARAWNPRDVVVVYVSGHGTLARDTRGELQRYLVMRDTRFRDVQGTGLEMVVLEQAMERLGSLRRVLVLATCHSGTGKSLLPESVRSELERTKAAFLPRPLEEDSRASLVLSASDWGEAAREDDALGNDIYTHFFIQALDGRADRNRDGAVSATEAHDWARRHTWTYTQGRQRPSVRMTEVGADPVLLSGSLSQPGQPEVFSYSPRLEGFTLKVDGVDAGELPGGVALPEGNRRLGLHKGGALLWEDTVVLRPGERRALDSMLREQAEGPRRTVSLDMGVLGFLDARSRREVLPRTLMAGAGLRWQGLLLEERLDVGVDLAVGQGRQALQLELGGTVPVRHRAVMLGLTVGPSWEWGRLGVSTGPRVAALWMERSFQLDLLKQDERYFTVWPGWMAGVSWKLGARWVLEAKGQLLWAYVPVDGRTRAVGFGGLWLSGGYRF; encoded by the coding sequence TTGATTCGCTTCCGGCTCCAGTTCGTCCTCGGTCTCGTGCTCGTGGCGCTCTCGGCCTGCGGTGGCGCGCGGGAGAAGGGGAAGGCGGTGAAGGTGCGCCTGGACCCGGCGCGTCTCGCCTCGGCGCACGAGGGCGAGCGCCACGCGCTGCTCATCGGCATCGACCAGTACGACGACGACTCCTGGAACGACCTCCGCTATCCGGGCAAGGACGCGGAGGACCTGGGGCGCGTGCTGGCGGACCCGAGGCGTGGAGGCTTCGCCTCGGTGACGGTGCTCAACCGTCCGGAGCAGACGACGCGCGCGGGAGTGCTGGAGGCGCTGCGGACACTCCAGGCACGCGCGTGGAATCCGAGGGACGTGGTGGTCGTCTACGTCTCCGGCCACGGCACGCTCGCGCGCGACACGCGGGGCGAGCTCCAGCGGTACCTGGTGATGCGTGACACGCGCTTCCGGGATGTGCAGGGCACGGGGCTGGAGATGGTGGTGCTGGAGCAGGCGATGGAGCGGCTGGGCTCACTGCGTCGGGTGCTGGTGCTGGCCACGTGTCACAGCGGCACGGGCAAGTCGCTGCTGCCGGAGTCGGTGCGCTCGGAGCTGGAGCGCACCAAGGCCGCGTTCCTCCCTCGCCCGTTGGAGGAGGACAGCCGCGCGTCGCTCGTCCTCTCCGCCAGTGATTGGGGCGAGGCGGCGCGCGAGGACGACGCGCTCGGCAATGACATCTACACCCACTTCTTCATCCAGGCGCTCGACGGGCGCGCGGACCGCAACCGCGACGGCGCGGTGAGCGCCACCGAGGCGCACGATTGGGCTCGCCGCCACACGTGGACGTATACGCAGGGGCGACAGCGCCCGAGCGTGCGGATGACGGAAGTGGGCGCGGACCCGGTGTTGCTCTCCGGCTCCCTGTCCCAGCCCGGCCAGCCGGAGGTGTTCTCCTACAGTCCTCGCCTGGAGGGCTTCACGCTCAAGGTGGATGGCGTGGACGCGGGTGAGCTGCCGGGCGGTGTGGCGCTGCCCGAGGGAAACCGTCGACTGGGGCTGCACAAGGGCGGCGCGCTGCTGTGGGAGGACACGGTGGTGCTGCGTCCCGGTGAGCGTCGGGCGCTGGACTCGATGCTGCGCGAGCAGGCGGAGGGGCCTCGGCGCACCGTCTCGCTGGACATGGGCGTGCTGGGCTTCCTGGATGCCCGCAGCCGGCGTGAGGTCCTCCCCCGGACGTTGATGGCGGGCGCGGGCTTGCGGTGGCAGGGGCTGCTGCTCGAAGAGCGATTGGACGTGGGCGTGGACCTGGCCGTGGGGCAGGGGCGTCAGGCGCTCCAACTGGAGTTGGGTGGGACGGTGCCGGTGAGGCACCGGGCGGTGATGCTGGGGCTGACGGTGGGGCCGTCGTGGGAGTGGGGGCGGCTGGGCGTGTCCACGGGGCCGCGTGTGGCCGCTCTGTGGATGGAGCGCTCCTTCCAGTTGGACCTGCTGAAGCAGGATGAGCGCTACTTCACGGTATGGCCTGGCTGGATGGCGGGAGTGTCATGGAAGCTGGGGGCGCGGTGGGTGCTGGAGGCCAAGGGGCAGCTGCTCTGGGCCTATGTGCCCGTGGACGGGCGCACTCGCGCGGTGGGCTTCGGTGGTTTGTGGCTGAGCGGAGGGTATCGCTTCTGA